The nucleotide window ttttttgtgaaaccaAATCCAAAAAGCAATGCGTAACCGTGTTTAGCGATGGATGGCATGTGTAATGGCGCCACGCTGTCGTCATCTTCTGGTCATTAAAAGAAATGTTATCGGTGACAGCTTCCGGTAATCCAAAACAAATGCAGTACTTGACTGTTTTGTCTCGTGCTGTTATACTATCGTTttagaaataaaaattgaaaaacgtgtttttatataaattatgtaTTTCAACACAGACCTGGCTATATGCAGTGCAGTGCGACAACACAACTAAAGCAACAAAGaacattttgtaaaatttacAATGTCAAATCAATGAAAAATTATTACTTTTATAAAGGCAGAATTTTTCATATACCTCCAAGCTTCTGGTATATCTCAGTAGAATGCGACAGTAACCATATGGCCTGTCTGGTCTTTGTATAATTGACTAACTACAGGAACAAACCAGCATAACGAATTTCATTTTCCACAATTTGCACAGCTAGCCCGAAATTACCACCACCGGGGACACAAATTTGATGACATCGGTTGTCACATGGTTGAATAGTTTCTTTTTAAGATATTTTATACTTAGAATACAGTACAATGTTATAATGCACATGTCAGTTTGCTGAACATATGCCCAGGACTGAAGCGCATTGTTGCTGGTTAACAAGTCACATGCTAATCTCTATTTTATACTTGTTTACATATGTAGTATGAGTTACTCAAAGTCtgaaatgaccccccccccccaactagtGTATGGCTCACCTCATTTTGGTGACAGAATACAAGTATCCTTTACCAGTTACCTGGAATTAAAGTACTGTATGGCATTTTACAAAACTGCAAGCATGACTATTGACTTCATATTGCAGCCACATTATATCGACAACATTGTACACCAGTGATTTCAATTAATTTTcaacaaatgcaaaaatatgGGAGTTTGCACAAGAACTTTTATTAACAGCAGACAGAACACTGAAAACTGGAACAAATTTGGAACAGTTGGAGCTGGAAATTGAGCTATAACAGAGGAAACAGGGAGGAAACGAATAAGTAGGCCATTAGGCCatctcctcttcatcctcctcacCAAACTCTCCCTCCTCCTCAGCAGTGGCATCCTGATACTGCTGGTACTCTGACACCAGGTCATTCATGTTGCTCTCTGCCTCTGTGAACTCCATCTCATCCATGCCCTCGCCCGTGTACCAGTGGAGGAAAGCTTTGCGCCTGAACATGGCTGTGAACTGCTCAGAGATGCGCTTGAAGAGCTCTTGGATGGCCGTGCTGTTGCCAATGaaggtggcggccatcttgagaCCACGAGGGGGAATGTCACACACTGCGGTCTTGACGTTGTTGGGGATCCATTCGACGAAGTAGCTGCTGTTCTTGTTCTGCACGTTGAGCATCTGCTCATCCACCTCCTTCATGGACATGCGGCCGCGGAAGATGGCGGCCACGGTCAGGTAGCGCCCGTGGCGTGGGTCGCAGGCGGCCATCATGTTTTTGGCATCAAAcatctgctgggtgagctcggGAACAGTGAGGGACCTGTACTGCTGGCTGCCTCTGCTTGTGAGAGGGGCAAAGCCTGGCATGAAGAAGTGCAGACGGGGGAAGGGCACCATGTTGACAGCCAGTTTGCGCAGGTCAGCATTGAGCTGTCCGGGGAACCTGAGGCAGGTGGTGACGCCGCTCATGGTGGCAGAGACCAAGTGGTTGAGGTCGCCGTAGGAGGGAGTGGTGAGCTTGAGGGTGCGGAAGCAGATATCGTACAGCGCCTCGTTGTCGATGCAGTAGGTCTCGTCTGTGTTCTCTACCAGCTGGTGGACTGACAGTGTTGCGTTGTAGGGCTCAACCACGGTATCGGATACTTTTGGAGAAGGCACCACGCTGAAGGTGTTCATGATGCGGTCTGGGTACTCTTCACGGATTTTGCTGATGAGCAAAGTACCCATTCCGGAGCCAGTACCACCacccagagagtgtgtgagcTGGAAACCCTGGAGGCAGTCGCAGCTCTCAGCCTCCTTCCTCACTACATCCAAGACGGAGTCCACTAGCTCTGCACCTTCTGTGTAATGACCCTTCGCCCAGTTGTTACCAGCACCACTCTGGCCTTGGAGGAAAGAGGGGAATAAAATTTAATGGGCTGCACACAAGTAGCAAATTCATGATTACAACATCTTACCAAAGACAAAGTTGTCTGGTCTGAAGACCTGACCAAAAGGTCCAGACCTCACAGAATCCATTGTGCCTGGCTCCAGGTCAACCAGTACAGCCCGGGGAACATATTTCCCACCTAGAAAACAGGAACACATTTTGTAGGCGCAAAGtaatgtattacaaaaaaaataatacatatatatttgaTGTTACCTGAAGCTTCATTGTAGTAGACATTGATCCTGTCCAGCTGCAGGTCACTGTCACCATGGTAAGTGCCAGTTGGGTCAATGCCATGTTCGTCACTGATCACCTCCCAGAactatattttaataatttaaaaaaaaaaaaaaaaaaaaaaaaaaaaaaaaaaaaagcacaaagacTTAATGGTACATTTCCTATAAAATAGTAACAATGTGGTGCACTCACACACACTAGGTTAAGTTACTAAAGCAGACCGTTGAAATtagggatttattttattttttttaaaacacttgtAATTCCCGCCATGAagcgcacacgcgcgcgcgccatGAGCCCTTATTGGCTGGGCCCCCATTTTGAAAACGGCCCGTACGTCATCAACCGCGAGTACAGCCCACTCCCAGAAAATGCCGGGCTCAGCTCGAGACGCAATGCGGTGTAGGCCTCATTGAATTTCGAGAACAAAACCGGGCAAATACCAATTTCACAAACGTAAAGTTACATATGTACAGGATGTTCAATCACATCCATCGAGTAAAAAAAGCAATGTATGTAACGGAGAAATGAAATCGCCATTTTAATCCTCCACTTCATTGTAGAATCCAAAGTGttttatactttttataaaaacgttaaaaatgttttattcattcGATGTTCAACTGCCATAATTAAAACGGCACCGTTCGTCGATATTATACGCACATTTAGTaaagtatgttttttcatttttttatttttaggggggggggattaaaCCGTCGAAATATAATATTGATGGACTAAATAaggacatttaaaaacacatgacGATTTTTAGGATTACTGCAGTTACCGTTATACAGAACTACTCTTAAGTAGGACACGTTGATAATCCTAGGGTGTGGTTTCTAGGACACCAACAGGCACAAAGCATCGACTACTGGCCAAGAAAAGCGCATTTAATGGCacttaaaaaaagaaggaaTTCGAGTCTTACAACAAACGCAAATGTTCACTAACCTTGGCACCAATCTGGTTTCCACACTGGCCGGCCTGAAGATGTACAATTTCCCTCATTTTGCCTAGTTTAGCAACAGTTCGTCTCACACGTTCTTTGGCTTGCTGGAAGTGCGCGAACAATGGCGGAAACCCCTTCTTTATGTAACCTTTGCCCGCCCTCTAAACTGTTAGTCGATGTATGATTGGATAATCCTGAAAAAAAAGCTTGACGGACAAGAAGCTTCACCAATTGAATTTAACCTAGGCTTCACTCCATTGGTCAAATCTCTGTCACTCTTTTCCAACGTCTAACCGGCATGTGTGGAGAAATCAGGAGACTTCATCCATGATGAGATGGCgaaatggatgaaaacggaAAAGACACATGATACATCTATAAAGTGTGGGTTGTCTCAGTCTGCTTGACATTGCATCGTTGttacaaagaaaaacatttaaataacttGAGCAACTAACGAAATTAACAGCTGACCCAAATACAACATGTCTGGAAGAAAGAATATCGAACAGCACTTTTGTTACAACGTCACCATCCAGATATATTGCATTTTAAAAGGTTAATTTGATTAGATGCAAGAACATGTGACTTTTACTTATGTTACTTGTGTTGCTATGGTCATGTTTTCAAGGATCGAGGGGGGATGGGAGTACATTGCCCTCAGGTTGTTGTCTCCATGACAATGAATCTTTCCACACTGGGCTGGGAAAAATTCTATGCATTAAAAGAGCATTACCGGTATAAACTTTACATAATAGACCTTACAGTACTTAGAGCTGACATTTATGCATGCCATATACATTTTCACTGGCTCATTTGTTTAAATATTGACTTGAATTTACTCAGATTGATACACTAcatacatgcatgcatgtatgtatgtataaatatttaaaatttatatttcagtccaagttttttttgtaatttttattattttctaacaCCAACACCACTtgtcatatactgtatgtaggcCACACTTCCTGTTTCTGCTTTCTAAATCTAATGTGACATAAAATTACATCTTTTGGCCACATGACATGATTACgtgttataatataatatattgtaCATAGTTCCCAGCATAGTGCCACTTTTGTATTATGGGAGTCAACATTAAGCGTTTCAGAAACACGAGACAGTTTTCTGAtagcttacattaaaaaaaacagtgacatcATACAAGCTGTTAAAGTCTGTAATTTAATAGCCTACTATAGAGTAGGAGCGAAGAACAGCAAGTCATGAGCTTGCATCTTTTTAAAAGTTGCACACAAATAAATATCTGCATAGTAAGCATGTACCTTGATAAAGtggcacacacagacacatattGAGCGATTTTGAAGTTTGCCTCTCACACAGCCTGGGGGCATCACGAGCTTGACTTTGTTGGCCGGATTGTCTAATTAAACCAGATTAGAAACAGGATAAAGCTTTTTAGAGCGTTAGGCTCAAAACAATTCAGTTCTCAGCACAGCATAACAACCAGTGAGTTGAATATTGATTGAACTGTTGGATAAAATGTAACCATTTAAACAATAGTTTTTAATCTTTTTGTA belongs to Festucalex cinctus isolate MCC-2025b chromosome 5, RoL_Fcin_1.0, whole genome shotgun sequence and includes:
- the LOC144018720 gene encoding tubulin beta-1 chain, encoding MREIVHLQAGQCGNQIGAKFWEVISDEHGIDPTGTYHGDSDLQLDRINVYYNEASGGKYVPRAVLVDLEPGTMDSVRSGPFGQVFRPDNFVFGQSGAGNNWAKGHYTEGAELVDSVLDVVRKEAESCDCLQGFQLTHSLGGGTGSGMGTLLISKIREEYPDRIMNTFSVVPSPKVSDTVVEPYNATLSVHQLVENTDETYCIDNEALYDICFRTLKLTTPSYGDLNHLVSATMSGVTTCLRFPGQLNADLRKLAVNMVPFPRLHFFMPGFAPLTSRGSQQYRSLTVPELTQQMFDAKNMMAACDPRHGRYLTVAAIFRGRMSMKEVDEQMLNVQNKNSSYFVEWIPNNVKTAVCDIPPRGLKMAATFIGNSTAIQELFKRISEQFTAMFRRKAFLHWYTGEGMDEMEFTEAESNMNDLVSEYQQYQDATAEEEGEFGEEDEEEMA